The genomic interval ATATTATGTTTAATTTTACCCGCGTACGTCTCGTCATGGGCATCGTCGTCCTGGACGGTGACTTCTTGTGCAAATAAAAACTTAAAATCCTGAAATCCTTTAAATCCCAATTTACGGAAAAAACGCAGCACCGTCGCTTCGGCTACACCACTTTCCTCCGATAACTCAGTCAATGAATGATACAATACTTGGTCACTATTGGATTGGATGTAGTCGTAAATTTTCTTATCAGATTTGGTAAAGATGTGTTTGTGCTGCTCCATCACAATTGATGGTTTCACACCATTTAACTGACTTTTATCCATCATCATCCTCCTTTCTGATCAATAAAATGTTTAGCCGCTCCGAGCAAATTCGCTTGGTTCGCATGCTGGGCTATCCTGACATCCAGATTGACTTGGTAATTCGGCATGATCTTTTCCGACAGCGATTCCTTGATTGGATCCAGCAAAAAATCTCCCTGTGCCGATATGCCGCCGCCAATGACAATCAATTCGGGGTTTAATGTATGGACAATCGATTTTAGACCGGTTGTCAGATTATCAATCCACTTGTTATAGACCGCCATGCCTTTGGGGTCACCAGTGCGTAATCTATCGAAAAACTCCCTCAGATTTATGGTATATCCAAATGTTTCCTTGATCATTTCTTGAAGTGCGGAACTTGACGCGTATTGCTCCAGACAGCCATGATCACCGCAAGTACATGGCTTGCCATCGGGATATAGATTGATATGACCGATTTCTCCGGCTGAAAAACGCGCGCCGACATACAATCTACCATCTGTAAAAATGGCCCCGCCGATCCCCGTGCCGATGGTGATACAAAGAAAATTTTCCGCATCCGTTGCAGCGCCTTTCCAATATTCCCCAAGCGCCGTACAGTTCACATCGTTTTCCACTGTGACGCTTAAGCCGGTTGCCTCCTCGACGCGCTGTTTAATCCGCACGCCCGTGTACCCGGGGATGTTATCCGTCGCATGCACGACAACACCTGTTTTGTTATCAATCTGTCCTGCTGAACTGATGGCAATACCAGCAAGAGCCCATTCCTGCTGCAACTCCTTGCTTTTGGCAATGACGTTTTGGATAAGGACCTCCCCACCCAGGTGCGCCTCCGCGGGAAAAGCCTTATCCATTAAAATCGTTCCTTCTTCATTCAAAACGCCATATTTGATAGACGTTCCACCGATATCAAACACTGCAATGAACATGGTTTGTCTCCTCTCTGTGCATAAAAAAGGAAAAACCACCCGTAGCGGCTTTTCCCCTTTTGTTGTCTAAGGACTTAGTAGATTTGGCAGGAATAGCACGATTTGCGGCAATATAGTAATGATAATCAGCGTCACAAATAGTGGAATCCAGAAAGGCAGCACACCTCTTGTAAGTACGTGGATCGGTATTTGGCCGACTTTGGACACGACGAAGAGCGCCATTCCCATAGGTGGTGTTAAGATACCAATCATCAGGTTTAAAATAACAATAATTCCAAAATGAACCGGATCCACACCTGCCGCGACAACAACCGGAACGAGAATCGGCACGACAAGAACCAATAAAGCCAATGCATCTATAAACGTCCCAAGAAAAATAAGCAATACGTTCATTAATAATAGCAATATAATCGGATTTTCCGTTACAGAAAGGAAAAAGTCAGAAATGGCAATCGGTACCCGTTCATGGGCAATCATCTGACCAAAGAATTCCACCGCCATTACCATTAATACGGCCACACCTGTCAGTTTCAATGATTCAACAATATTATTCCAGAATTTCTTTAATGTTAGTTCACGATAAACGAAGAATCCTAGAAACATGGCATAAACGGTTGCAATAATGGCTGCCTCTGTTGGTGTAAACAATCCTGAAAAAATACCGCCAATAATGATAATAGGTGTCAAAAGAGCCAGGAACGATTTTTTAAAATGATACCATCGCTGACGATTCGTTGATTTCTCCTCTTTCGGAAAGCCGCGTTTTTTAGCAAAGGCATAGGCGGTAACCATTAACGAAATCGCCATAATCAATCCCGGTACCGCACCTGCCAAAAACAACTGTGAAATCGATTGGTCAGCTGTGACGCCATAAATAATCAAGGGAATGCTCGGGGGAATAATCGGCCCGATAATGGAAGAGGCAGCTGTTAATCCTCCTGCATAATCGTCATCATATTTCCCGTCCCGCATCGATTTAATTTCAAGTTGACCCAGTCCACCAGCATCGGCCAATGCGGATCCGGACATGCCGGAAAACATGAGGCTGGCGAGTATATTAACATGACCCAAACCACCTGTTAAATGACCGACAATCGACTTAGCAAAGTTGAAAATCCGATCGGTGATACCGGACGAATTCATCAGATTACCGGTCAAAATAAAGAATGGAACTGCCAATAAGGAAAAGACATTAATACTTTCTACTAGTTTTGCACCGGTAAAAAATACTAGACTCCAATCTTGGGTGATGAAATAAACGAATGTCGCTACCAATAGCGTGAAACCAACTGGCATACCAAGGAATAACAATAGAATCCATAGCATTAGAATCAAGAAAACATCCATTTATTTCACCCCCTTTCCTTGCCTAATTGCTTTCACATTACGTTCAATCAGTCTGTAAAGCATCAGCACACCTAATATAGGCAACGCCATATACATATAAACGTAGGATATATTTAGCGAGACAATCTCCATCGGAAGCTTTCTCAGCGACATCTCGTAGCCTACATATATTAGTAAAATCAATACTATTGCTATCATTAACTGGAACACGTAATAAACGATATTCCGTAAAGAACCCGGCAATTTATTGAAGAAAAAGTCAATTCGGACATGCCCCTCATTTTTAATTTCTGAGGAGATGGCGAGATAAGCGGTATAAACAAATAGGAACCGTGCTAATTGTTCCGTCCAGGTGATGGGGCTATCCAACACCTGGCGGGAGAATATTTGAATCACTAGAACAATCAGCATGACGATGAATAAAGAACCGCCGATTATTTCCTCCAAATGATTGAAAATTTTTCGCATCGTTACTCACCTAATTACGATAGAATTATTCTCGTGCATCCTTAATCTGTTCTAAATATTTATCTGCGTCGCCTTCAATATCTTTTGTATATTCAGGATAAGCTTCGGACACGGCTTCTCTGAACGGCTCCAGATCTGGTTCTGTTACGGTCATACCTTCTTCTTTAAACTTGGAAACCAGTTCTTCTTCCTCTTGGGTAAACATTTCCGTGTGCTTTTCGACTGCTTTGTCGATGCCATCCTTCAGAATCGTTTGCAAGTCTTCCGGAAGTGATTCATACATTTCAGCCGATACGACGTAACTGTTATCATTTACAACATGATTTGTCATTGCCAGGTAATCCTGCACTTCATAGAATTTCTGTGCATCAATGGTAGAAAGTGGATTCTCTTCGCCATCAACCGCATTTGTCTGCAGTGCTGTATAAACTTCCGAAAATGCCATTGGTGTTGGTGCTGCGCCGGTATACTCAGCATAATCTAGCAGTGTATCCGCTTCCGGAACACGCAACTTCAAGCCTTCCATATCATCCAATGATTCAATTTTACGATTTGACGTTGTTTGACGCGTACCATTATAAGCAACGCCCATCACTTTCCAGTTATAATCCTCTTCCAATTCCTTATGAAGGTTCTGGCCGTACTCTGTATCATAAATAATGCGCTTTAAATGGTCAAAGTCATCTACCATATATGGAAGCGACAACAATTCTGCGCGTGGAACCCAAATACCGAACCGGCCGGTCTCTGCAAGGGTAATGTCCATTTTGTCATTTTGTAC from Lentibacillus cibarius carries:
- a CDS encoding TRAP transporter small permease translates to MRKIFNHLEEIIGGSLFIVMLIVLVIQIFSRQVLDSPITWTEQLARFLFVYTAYLAISSEIKNEGHVRIDFFFNKLPGSLRNIVYYVFQLMIAIVLILLIYVGYEMSLRKLPMEIVSLNISYVYMYMALPILGVLMLYRLIERNVKAIRQGKGVK
- a CDS encoding TRAP transporter large permease, with translation MDVFLILMLWILLLFLGMPVGFTLLVATFVYFITQDWSLVFFTGAKLVESINVFSLLAVPFFILTGNLMNSSGITDRIFNFAKSIVGHLTGGLGHVNILASLMFSGMSGSALADAGGLGQLEIKSMRDGKYDDDYAGGLTAASSIIGPIIPPSIPLIIYGVTADQSISQLFLAGAVPGLIMAISLMVTAYAFAKKRGFPKEEKSTNRQRWYHFKKSFLALLTPIIIIGGIFSGLFTPTEAAIIATVYAMFLGFFVYRELTLKKFWNNIVESLKLTGVAVLMVMAVEFFGQMIAHERVPIAISDFFLSVTENPIILLLLMNVLLIFLGTFIDALALLVLVVPILVPVVVAAGVDPVHFGIIVILNLMIGILTPPMGMALFVVSKVGQIPIHVLTRGVLPFWIPLFVTLIIITILPQIVLFLPNLLSP
- a CDS encoding ROK family protein; the protein is MFIAVFDIGGTSIKYGVLNEEGTILMDKAFPAEAHLGGEVLIQNVIAKSKELQQEWALAGIAISSAGQIDNKTGVVVHATDNIPGYTGVRIKQRVEEATGLSVTVENDVNCTALGEYWKGAATDAENFLCITIGTGIGGAIFTDGRLYVGARFSAGEIGHINLYPDGKPCTCGDHGCLEQYASSSALQEMIKETFGYTINLREFFDRLRTGDPKGMAVYNKWIDNLTTGLKSIVHTLNPELIVIGGGISAQGDFLLDPIKESLSEKIMPNYQVNLDVRIAQHANQANLLGAAKHFIDQKGG
- a CDS encoding sialic acid TRAP transporter substrate-binding protein SiaP produces the protein MKKLFLGILVTLLIGLAACSGDDSSSANGDGESGNGDKENYTLKFGMQPTTSQNEYKAAEVLADYVKKESDGQLTVDIYPDAQLGDDREMLEQVQNDKMDITLAETGRFGIWVPRAELLSLPYMVDDFDHLKRIIYDTEYGQNLHKELEEDYNWKVMGVAYNGTRQTTSNRKIESLDDMEGLKLRVPEADTLLDYAEYTGAAPTPMAFSEVYTALQTNAVDGEENPLSTIDAQKFYEVQDYLAMTNHVVNDNSYVVSAEMYESLPEDLQTILKDGIDKAVEKHTEMFTQEEEELVSKFKEEGMTVTEPDLEPFREAVSEAYPEYTKDIEGDADKYLEQIKDARE